One stretch of Pomacea canaliculata isolate SZHN2017 linkage group LG1, ASM307304v1, whole genome shotgun sequence DNA includes these proteins:
- the LOC112556777 gene encoding 28 kDa heat- and acid-stable phosphoprotein-like, with the protein MPRGGGGRGKRSHKGQRRQFTEPEDLKAQAEKEERERQWRKQRGIESDEEQEGEGAADGTKEETAPPAAVAKPASGSDSSESESSEEDEGGKAKGVEHLIEVENPNRAGGKRNKKVSELGDATTTLSRREREELEKQEARRRYQQLHMAGKTDEAQADLARLAIIRKQREDAARKKDEERRAKEEAKEVAAKTKGKS; encoded by the exons ATGCCTCGCGGAG GGGGTGGACGTGGAAAGCGTAGCCACAAGGGACAGCGCCGTCAGTTCACAGAACCTGAGGATCTTAAAGCGCAGGCAGAAAAGGAGGAACGTGAACGGCAGTGGAGG AAGCAACGAGGTATAGAGAGTGATGAAGAACAGGAAGGTGAAGGAGCagcggatggcacaaaagaagaaactgcACCTCCTGCAGCAGTTGCCAAACCTGCCTCAGGTTCAGATTCATCAGAGTCAGAAAGCAGTGAGGAG gatgaaggaggcaaagcAAAAGGTGTGGAACATCTGATAGAAGTAGAGAATCCAAACAGAGCTGGTGGGAAGCGTAACAAAAAAGTTTCGGAACTTGGTGATGCCACCACGACATTATCACGAAGAGAAAG AGAAGAGCTTGAAAAACAGGAGGCACGTAGAAGGTACCAGCAGCTGCATATGGCAGGTAAAACTGATGAGGCACAAGCCGATCTAGCTCGACTTGCAATTATTCGTAAACAGCGTGAAGATGCCGCACGCAAGAAGGATGAAGAACGCAGag CCAAAGAGGAGGCAAAAGAAGTTGCTGCCAAAACAAAAGGCAAGTCTTGA